The Deltaproteobacteria bacterium genome has a window encoding:
- the argH gene encoding argininosuccinate lyase has product MAKKKWSGRFEKGLDPLALDFTQSVEFDKKLYYYDILGSMAHARGLARAGILSKKEAKKIAGGLHAVVRDIQSGKFQFKEELEDVHRNIESALIKKIGRVGGKLHTGRSRNDQVALDFRLYCRDRLEELHDSLVGLERATLKKAKETVDILMPGYTHLQRAQPIRFAHHLLAYIEMWERDRTRILEVFRRINISPLGSGALAGTAFPVDREGVARDLGFTEVSHNSLDAVSDRDFAIEIASLSSLLMMHLSRLAEEWILWSTTEFNFIHLPDSFCTGSSMMPQKKNPDILELIRGKTGRVYGHLISLLTVMKSLPLAYNKDMQEDKEAVFDLFETVINCIDILAAMMPKVQPNRTALQRAVSDSFLLATDLADWLVKKGVDFRSSHEIVSKVVLFSLQKKKELHELSLADFRRFSKTFNQEVYQILKPEISVNLRRTTGGTARQTVLKEIKRLEERLP; this is encoded by the coding sequence GTGGGCGATTTGAAAAGGGACTTGATCCCCTCGCCCTCGATTTTACCCAATCGGTGGAGTTCGACAAAAAGCTCTATTATTACGATATATTAGGCAGCATGGCCCATGCGCGTGGACTTGCGCGGGCCGGAATCCTCTCCAAGAAAGAGGCAAAAAAAATTGCCGGGGGACTCCATGCGGTTGTTCGCGATATTCAGTCTGGAAAATTCCAGTTCAAAGAAGAGCTTGAGGATGTGCATCGGAATATCGAATCAGCGCTGATAAAAAAGATTGGTCGAGTTGGAGGAAAGCTTCACACAGGACGGAGTCGAAACGATCAGGTCGCCCTTGATTTTCGTCTCTACTGTCGCGACCGGCTAGAAGAACTCCACGACTCCCTTGTCGGCTTGGAACGGGCAACGCTTAAAAAGGCGAAAGAGACAGTCGATATCTTAATGCCAGGGTACACCCATCTTCAAAGGGCTCAACCGATCCGCTTTGCCCATCACCTCCTGGCCTATATCGAGATGTGGGAAAGGGATCGAACTCGCATCCTTGAGGTCTTTCGCCGCATCAACATCAGTCCCTTAGGCTCTGGAGCCCTCGCAGGGACCGCATTCCCTGTAGATCGAGAGGGGGTCGCCCGTGACCTTGGGTTTACAGAGGTATCCCACAACAGCCTGGACGCCGTTTCTGATCGAGACTTCGCAATCGAGATCGCTTCACTCTCCTCTCTTCTCATGATGCATCTCTCCCGCCTCGCTGAGGAATGGATCCTCTGGTCGACGACTGAATTTAATTTCATCCATCTCCCCGACTCATTCTGTACCGGTTCCTCCATGATGCCACAAAAAAAGAATCCCGATATCCTGGAACTGATCCGTGGGAAAACCGGTCGTGTTTATGGTCATCTGATCTCTCTTCTCACTGTCATGAAATCACTCCCGCTCGCCTACAATAAAGACATGCAGGAGGATAAAGAGGCGGTCTTTGATCTTTTCGAGACAGTGATTAACTGTATCGACATCCTCGCTGCGATGATGCCAAAGGTCCAGCCGAACCGAACAGCGCTTCAGAGGGCGGTATCAGACAGTTTCCTCCTCGCTACCGATTTGGCCGATTGGCTCGTCAAAAAAGGAGTCGATTTCCGCAGCTCTCATGAAATCGTCTCGAAGGTTGTCCTCTTTTCCCTTCAAAAGAAAAAAGAATTACATGAATTGTCACTTGCCGACTTCAGACGTTTCTCAAAAACCTTTAATCAGGAGGTTTACCAGATCCTGAAGCCTGAGATTTCTGTAAACTTGAGACGCACCACTGGGGGCACCGCACGACAAA